A stretch of DNA from Candidatus Aminicenantes bacterium:
TCAGATCCAACTGCTTTTGGTTTTTTGTCAGCTCTGGGATTGTTTTTGGCCTGGTATCTTTATTCTCATTATGCTGAAAAATGGCAGGGACTTTTTTTTATTTTTGTCTCCTTGATCGGCATTATGAACTCTGTGACGCGCATCGGAATTTTAGCCGTAATATTGATTTTCTTTTTATTCATTTTTTCTGGAAGAAAAAAAGTTTTCTCATTTATTTTAATATGTATTCTCTTTATAAGTGGGCTGCTTTTATACATGCAATTTTTCCATCAATCACGCTTCAATATTTTAACCCGCCTGAAATATAACTTTCAATTATTCGATAACTCTTTAAAGCAAAAAAAAATTGACTCAAATCCTTTGCGAAACTATTCAGTTGAACGTGCCATACTTTGGCAGTACTCTTCGGAGTGCCTGAAGAGCTTTCCGGTGACCGGAGTGGGAACAGGGAATTTTGTTTTTTGGGTGATGTATGCGCATAATGGCGATTTTTTGCATCATCTTCCTGCCAACCAGTATTTTTTTATATCGTCTTCAACTGGTTTACTCGGGTTGTTAATTTTTTTATTTTTCTGTTCAGGACTTTTCGCAGGCAAAAAATGGCCTGAGAAATTGTTGCTGGGAGCGTTTCTTTTTTTACTCATTTTCAACGATTACTTGTGGTTTTCCGAAATTTTCCTGGTTTTCTGGCTGTTCGCCTCTCTGGGTGAAAAAAGTGAAGAAAAACCCCTGTTTTTAAGCAAACGAGCAAAAATACTCTATATTGGCGGTTTTTTGATTTTTATTATTTTTAATCTCCTGAATTTCTCCAGCCAGCTTCCCAAAAACTGGGCGCGGGAAGCTTCGACCCCCTATGATTATGGTTTCTCATATCCGGAAACCGAACGCGGCCATACGTTCCACTGGAGCGGTGAAAAAGCCGGCATTTATCTCTTCCTGGACAAGGACAATCGCAAGGCTGAATACAAATTGGTTTGTGGCGCCCCGCTCTCCCGTTTGCCCGGGAAGCGGCAATCCGTGGACGTTTATTGGCGCGGGAAACTCTACCGCCAGATCTTTTTCCGGGAGAACGGCGAGTACTTGCTGCAGGTGGAGGACGCCAGCCATTCCGAAGGTTTCCTCGAATTCCGCGTGCGGCCGGCCTTCAACCTGAAAAAAATGGGGCTTGGCGCGGAAACCAGAGACCTTGGCATCCAGGTCAGCGGCCCTGGGCTGTAGAGCATTTTCACTCCCCGATGTACGGTCTATCGCGCAGTTTGCCGGAGCTC
This window harbors:
- a CDS encoding O-antigen ligase family protein, whose amino-acid sequence is MPIFVLIGIVIADSIINKEFLSAGKETIPRHYIYYLLILFISFIFVVLRWSNLTLSPLAFFKDTPVAPTGQRISFGIIFPVVELALFSLSPLYYLLLKRQPDLRRILIAFLSGQSLSIIYSLFQRLQEKVSPEPILRGMASDPTAFGFLSALGLFLAWYLYSHYAEKWQGLFFIFVSLIGIMNSVTRIGILAVILIFFLFIFSGRKKVFSFILICILFISGLLLYMQFFHQSRFNILTRLKYNFQLFDNSLKQKKIDSNPLRNYSVERAILWQYSSECLKSFPVTGVGTGNFVFWVMYAHNGDFLHHLPANQYFFISSSTGLLGLLIFLFFCSGLFAGKKWPEKLLLGAFLFLLIFNDYLWFSEIFLVFWLFASLGEKSEEKPLFLSKRAKILYIGGFLIFIIFNLLNFSSQLPKNWAREASTPYDYGFSYPETERGHTFHWSGEKAGIYLFLDKDNRKAEYKLVCGAPLSRLPGKRQSVDVYWRGKLYRQIFFRENGEYLLQVEDASHSEGFLEFRVRPAFNLKKMGLGAETRDLGIQVSGPGL